AAACTCTATATATGCAACGGAAATCTCCTTTTACGTCATGTACGGTTTAAGAAAAGTTGAGGATCTGTTACAATTGATAGGTGAAGATGGTATTGTTTACAGAAGTACTAGAAAACAAAATAAAGGATTACTAGTAGATGAAGCAATGACAGGAAATGCTTTGCTTACGCAGTACGAGAATACTTTAAATGAGGAATATTTGAATTATGCTAAGAAAATTTATGATTTCATAATAAATAATCTCAATCACGAGAAGGGATTTAGAGATACAGTAATTAAGGACGAGTTGACTAAGATTACCTTCTTAGAACCTTTAGCCAACTCGGAGGCAGGAATATTCTTTGCAAGATACTGGGCTGTAACTGGAGAAGAAAAATCTGCAGGCTTCGCTAAAAAAGCAATAAACTGCGCATATGCAGGTTCTTCAGACCCAAGAGTACTTGCAAGAATATCCATAGCATTAATAAAATTGCAAGATTTAATAAGAACTAACGAGAAAGGACCTTACACAGATTTAAGGATGGAATTTTCAAAACAAGCTCAATGTAAATACTTTAAAGATGGAAAATGTTATGAAAAACTTGATGAAATTAAATTCTTAGATTTTTAAATACATTTTTGTAACATATTTAGATAATTGTTTTGCACTCCCACCTTCGCAAATAGTTCTGAAAGCTCTATATTGATCAACTGGAACTATTTTACCTATTGCCTCAAACCCGTATTTTTTAAGCGTGGAAACTGCCTCAACTGAGGAAACGCCAGTTAGGATTAAGTGATCTGCTTTTACATTTTTAATTATCTTATCTATAGTATTATTTACAAGGGCTGAACCGAAAATAACGGCAACGTCACAAACTTCTCCGTTAAACTGAGAGAAAGGTTTCGCACTATTTTGAGGCTCAGAAGAGAAATCGTATAATACCACACTGGAGAAATTACCTGCAGAAATGTAAGGATAATACCCGAAAGCACATACCTTATTTCCTGAGTACAATGATAAAGGATCACCGTTTGTTAACTTTCCAATAGTTAATGAATTTAATATAGCTATAGAGATGCTCCTTTTTAGAGGATTTTCTATATCAACTGCAATGTCATAAGCATTTTTACCAATTATTTCTCCTGCATAATCTACTTCGCCCTCAGTTATAGTATGGGAAATTCCCATACTCTGATCGTCTAAAATAACTGTAGTATAAGAAGTTCCTACGCACGCATTTATTATCTTCCTCTGCTTTAAATCGTAGGAGAGTTCCTCTATAATCTCATCTAGAATCATAATATTATCTTATCCTCCTCATATATAGATTCTGTCACTTCCTTATTGGGTAAAATTATGTTCTTTCTATTAATTAATATTCCATCGTATGTGATTACTTCTTCTCCGAATATTGTTTCTTCTCTTATGTGATTCCATTTACCAATCTTGCATTTATCCGCTATTATTGAACCTTTTATGAAGCTGTTCTTGTTTACTAAAGCATTCTCCATAATTAGTGACTCCCCAATGTAAACATCGTTCTTAATTATTGAACTTCTTCCGATTATTGTATTTGAATCAATGTAAGATTCTTCGCTTATATTTACACCGTCAGAAATAAAATAAGGCGGAGTTAATGTTACCCTTTCGGATACTTTTGCATTACTTGAAATATACCCTCTTGGAAATCTTTTACCTAATAGCTCAAAGTTAAGCTTCATATAATCGTAGGGCGTACCAATATCCGCCCAAATTCCTTCATATGTATAAACTGATATGCAGTACTTATCTAGAATTTTTGGCAAGAAGTTCCTACTTATTGAGGAACCTTGCACAGAATTCAATATATCTTTATTGAACACGTAAACTCCGCCGTTTATCAAATTTGAAATTGGATTTGAAGGCTTCTCTATGATTTCGATTAATTTATTATCTTCAGTTAACAACACGCCATATCTTCTTGGATTATCTACTTTAGTTGCTAAAAGAGTAAC
This genomic interval from Acidianus sp. HS-5 contains the following:
- a CDS encoding NDP-sugar synthase, coding for MVSAIILAGGYATRLRPLSLTKPKALFPVLGKPILDYIIEGLEDAGIHNIYISLRVMADKILSHVDGKSVTPIIEKEPLGDAGALKYVSNQVKLDDVVMVIYGDIYSEVDFLDLLKFHAQSECPVTLLATKVDNPRRYGVLLTEDNKLIEIIEKPSNPISNLINGGVYVFNKDILNSVQGSSISRNFLPKILDKYCISVYTYEGIWADIGTPYDYMKLNFELLGKRFPRGYISSNAKVSERVTLTPPYFISDGVNISEESYIDSNTIIGRSSIIKNDVYIGESLIMENALVNKNSFIKGSIIADKCKIGKWNHIREETIFGEEVITYDGILINRKNIILPNKEVTESIYEEDKIIL
- a CDS encoding DUF364 domain-containing protein; protein product: MILDEIIEELSYDLKQRKIINACVGTSYTTVILDDQSMGISHTITEGEVDYAGEIIGKNAYDIAVDIENPLKRSISIAILNSLTIGKLTNGDPLSLYSGNKVCAFGYYPYISAGNFSSVVLYDFSSEPQNSAKPFSQFNGEVCDVAVIFGSALVNNTIDKIIKNVKADHLILTGVSSVEAVSTLKKYGFEAIGKIVPVDQYRAFRTICEGGSAKQLSKYVTKMYLKI